In Syntrophales bacterium, the genomic stretch GGTTTTGTTTGTGGCGGCTGTCAAAATGATCCACAGTCTGTTGAAGTCGAGTATGGGGTTGGAATTGATTATGGCGGTGCTGGTTGCCTTATCCCTCGGGTTTTGGCTTGCAGGTCGCTGGATTCGCAAAAGCAAAAACTCAAAAGCGGTTTAACGATCCCAATTAAAACGAATCATTTGCGAAACATGCGGAATCTTGAAGATTCCCATCGGATTTTCGCTCTTTCCATCGTGGGAGCCGTGGCACTGCCCGCAGAGTTCGTTGCTTGCTTTTGCCGTCAGATACTTGGGCGCGATGATCTTCGTCTTGTCGGATGTCTTCGCGTGCTCCGAACCCGGTCCGTGGCAACTCTCGCAGGTTATATTCAGATCTTTGTAGTCCCAGGAAGTGACCACGGCTTTGAACCCGGGGAAGTCCTTGGTTTCGATCGTAAGACCGGTGGCGTGGCACGCGGCACAGTTGCGAGCGAGGGTGTTATTGGGCATGGCCCAGTCTTTCGGGGACTTCTGCCAGAACATCGGGGCGCCGACCTCGCCTTTGGCCAATACAGCCGACCCCTCGGGGGTGCCGTCCTGCATGATGTAAACCGGCATGAAGGCGATATAATCCTGTTTCTGCCCTTCCCGGGAGACGTTGTTCTCTTTCATCCATTTTGCAATATATGGCGCGTCCTGAATCCTTGCCATGTAGCGCTGCTTACCCTCACCGAAATTGGGGTGGCGATCGGGAAGTTTGTGATTCTGGTCGGTGTAACCCTTCCCCCAGTTGCCCTCGCCGCCGATCGTGGCGGCAACCGGAATCCAGACGGCGTCAGCCGGCTTATCCGTACAATTCAGATCATTTTCGGTCAGAGAGGCGCCGTCTTTCTGCTCAGGATAGAACTTAAAGAGATACTGGCGATTGGGTTCGCTGCCTTTCGTGCACAAAGTAACATTGACCATGCCCTTGCCGTCCAGA encodes the following:
- a CDS encoding carboxypeptidase regulatory-like domain-containing protein, which produces MRKVFRKETLFGFMTLVLAGAVIIGGTLPTISAQAAGLASISGTVKDVKGAGVKGAIVTVEGQKTKATTAANGSFKLTGINPGSAYLYVKTPSAAYLDGETLKAIPVKGGTNVAGVQVTLSGRPVATAAYVGMKRCTGCHDANMFKALDGTPNAAAHSRFVTEGTSHMVYKNKWPEPDGKYLPRDPKGKLLMSQDPLDGKGMVNVTLCTKGSEPNRQYLFKFYPEQKDGASLTENDLNCTDKPADAVWIPVAATIGGEGNWGKGYTDQNHKLPDRHPNFGEGKQRYMARIQDAPYIAKWMKENNVSREGQKQDYIAFMPVYIMQDGTPEGSAVLAKGEVGAPMFWQKSPKDWAMPNNTLARNCAACHATGLTIETKDFPGFKAVVTSWDYKDLNITCESCHGPGSEHAKTSDKTKIIAPKYLTAKASNELCGQCHGSHDGKSENPMGIFKIPHVSQMIRFNWDR